TCTCTTACGGATTTCCTGCTGAATACCTGCCTTCGCACAGTTTCTCTTGAATCGACGTAGAGCACTATCTAAAGTCTCATTATCTTTTACAATAACATTTGACATAGTCTCACACCTAACCTCCCTCCAGTTGTGTATTGTGCCTATACAACTGTTTGGGTATTTTTTGAATAGCACTATTAAGATTATATTTCGTGACTGTAGTTTTGTCAATATGTTTTTACAAAAATGTATAATATAGTCATTATATAATTATATTATTTCATTTATATATCCATTTTATTACTTTTTTACTTTCTTTTATGAATTAGATGTAATTTTTTTATAATTTATAGAAAAAAATTCTTGAAAAGATTAATTCTAATGAAACCACACATACTATACTAAAGTTAGAAAGGAGTTAACTATGAAATCAAATACAAACGAGCACTATCACTATGCAAGTATCAATACGGATGATCTGGCACATATTACAGAATTGGAGAATTCCTTAAGCAGCAAAACCAACCGGAATATCGTACTGATTGCTTATGAACCAAACGATACTGACTCTAATAAAACAAAAATTCATTAAACTGGAATGTAATCTTTCACTTTACTAATGAAAAAATTTACCTCTTGTTTTTCGAACAAATGTTCTTTATAATAAAAACAGGAGGTGATATTATGTATCATGAGTACAAGGATACTGCTAATTCGTATTTTTTAAAAGGTAATCCCATTTCTGTCATTGCAGTATACAATCAGGCGGGTAAAATCAAACCAGTATATATAGGCCTTACCGATCTATACGGAAACGTCTGTAAGGCCAAAATTGACGGTGTAAAATATACCAAAGAAGGCAATGGATACACCACCTATTGCTGTGTATATACGAATGGCTATAGACAACAGCAGATTAATTTAACCTTTTATATTAAACAGCATCTATGGGTTCTGGAGAATTAATTCGATTTACAAAAAAGAAGCCTGCCATATTGCATTCTGATTTTTTGAATGCTTACAGCAAGCTTCTTTAATTATAGATTATGCAACCTTAAGATTCTGAAAAGCAACTACTTTATCTGTCCTTCCAGAGCTTTTACTGCATTTTCAATTACCGCATCCATATTTTTCGGATTCTTTCCACCGGCCTGTGCCATGTTAGGGCGTCCGCCGCCCCCGCCACCTACCAAGACAGCCAATTCTTTAATTAA
The nucleotide sequence above comes from Anaerocolumna cellulosilytica. Encoded proteins:
- the rpsU gene encoding 30S ribosomal protein S21; translated protein: MSNVIVKDNETLDSALRRFKRNCAKAGIQQEIRKREHYEKPSVRRKKKSEAARKRKFK